From a single Hemibagrus wyckioides isolate EC202008001 linkage group LG27, SWU_Hwy_1.0, whole genome shotgun sequence genomic region:
- the zgc:113276 gene encoding uncharacterized protein zgc:113276 isoform X2 codes for MLDVLIVGAGPHALILATLLLNPQQHVNSSSAEILQGVQLSKTNPKTGRIRSKKRSVDTLSELHKDPKCPSCPPLNFKVVDSYGEWASLWESQFTALNIPHLRSHMLVHTNPLNKKALQEFVLAEDRLAELHSLPEKVYIQDKNAFFNDGRLGKQNRKLLSAAQGLQKNLYFSLPGTQLSVDFFKEQVCSYNLDRVLIKGTVDRITPFLSGKEKKVEFFQVTLDTGDTLEAKRVVLATGPTREQMANIPPWVRAITESYPEEMLQHTVELMHLLSQHKSKGSQFMGPPAVCHRNQRVMVIGGGLTSAHIISMALQQGASQVTWVLRKHVQLKQFDIGDVESLIGRYSHIEHGIKLDGLAYLRQFYGERSLHKRLAMIKQARKGGAVTPEAYAQLQPFIQSGQLFVKAYCQVTEAIWCYETQKWKVFLEGDGEKWTGDRIWLATGCKLDVNQDSLLSDIKKQFPIQVLEGWPCISETLQWAPGCPVYLMGQYAALQVGPHAVNLAGGQAAALRIARDIIDEHSSEKQNTESTKVEKTRTEEYISDMHGLMWL; via the exons aTGTTGGATGTGTTAATAGTCGGAGCAGGACCTCATGCTCTCATTCTGGCTACCCTGCTCTTGAACCCTCAGCAACATGTCAACTCCTCCAGTGCAGAAATCCTCCAGGGGGTACAGCTGAGCAAGACAAATCCCAAGACTGGACGGATCAGGAGCAAGAAGAGATCTGTTG ATACCCTGTCTGAACTACACAAAGacccaaaatgtccatcatgtCCTCCTTTGAACTTCAAGGTGGTGGATTCTTATGGAGAATGGGCTTCCCTGTGGGAGAGCCAGTTCACTGCACTCAATATCCCTCATCTCCGCTCACACATGCTGGTGCACACTAACCCTCTCAATAAG AAAGCCTTACAAGAGTTTGTGCTGGCAGAGGATCGACTAGCTGAGCTTCACTCTCTCCCTGAGAAGGTCTACATTCAGGATAAGAATGCCTTCTTTAATGACGGACGCCTTGGCAAGCAAAACAGGAAGCTTCTCAGTGCTGCTCAAGGCCTGCAGAAAAACTTATATTTTAGCTTGCCCGGGACTCAGCTCAGTGTGGACTTCTTCAAGGAGCAG GTGTGCAGTTACAACCTGGACCGTGTCCTTATCAAAGGCACTGTGGACAGAATTACCCCATTTCtctctggaaaagaaaaaaaagttgaattCTTTCAAGTGACACTAGACACCGGGGATACCCTTGAGGCCAAAAGGGTGGTGCTGGCCACAGGACCCACAAGAGAACAGATGGCAAATATCCCTCCATGGGTGAGAGCAATCACAGAGAGTTACCCTGAAGAGATGTTGCAGCATACAGTGGAACTGATGCACCTCCTCTCTCAACATAAATCTAAAGGCAGTCAATTCATGG GCCCACCTGCTGTATGCCATAGGAACCAGAGAGTCATGGTGATTGGTGGAGGTCTGACCAGTGCTCACATCATCTCCATGGCTCTGCAACAAGGTGCAAGTCAAGTGACCTGGGTCTTGCGGAAACACGTACAA CTCAAGCAGTTTGATATTGGAGATGTGGAGAGTCTGATTGGCCGCTACTCACACATTGAGCATGGCATCAAGCTGGATGGCCTGGCATACCTGCGGCAGTTCTATGGAGAGAGGAGCCTACATAAGAGGCTAGCAATGATTAAACAGGCGCGTAAAGGAGGAGCCGTGACTCCAGAGGCTTATGCACAACTTCAGCCTTTCATTCAGTCAGGGCAGCTGTTTGTCAAGGCATACTGCCAG GTTACTGAAGCCATTTGGTGCTATGAAACTCAGAAGTGGAAGGTCTTCCTGGAGGGTGATGGGGAAAAATGGACTGGTGACAGGATCTGGCTTGCAACTGGCTGCAAGCTAGATGTTAATCAAGACTCTTTACTCTCAGACATCAAGAAGCAATTCCCAATTCAG GTGCTTGAAGGATGGCCGTGTATATCAGAGACTCTCCAGTGGGCTCCTGGATGTCCAGTTTACCTGATGGGACAGTATGCAGCACTTCAG GTTGGTCCCCATGCTGTGAACCTTGCAGGAGGTCAGGCAGCAGCTTTACGCATTGCCAGGGATATCATAGACGAGCACAGCAGTGaaaaacagaacacagagagcacCAAAGTGGAAAAGACACGAACCGAGGAGTACATTTCCGACATGCATGGCCTAATGTGGTTATGA
- the zgc:113276 gene encoding uncharacterized protein zgc:113276 isoform X1 yields MCLKFLDFSVCLSVCLSEMLDVLIVGAGPHALILATLLLNPQQHVNSSSAEILQGVQLSKTNPKTGRIRSKKRSVDTLSELHKDPKCPSCPPLNFKVVDSYGEWASLWESQFTALNIPHLRSHMLVHTNPLNKKALQEFVLAEDRLAELHSLPEKVYIQDKNAFFNDGRLGKQNRKLLSAAQGLQKNLYFSLPGTQLSVDFFKEQVCSYNLDRVLIKGTVDRITPFLSGKEKKVEFFQVTLDTGDTLEAKRVVLATGPTREQMANIPPWVRAITESYPEEMLQHTVELMHLLSQHKSKGSQFMGPPAVCHRNQRVMVIGGGLTSAHIISMALQQGASQVTWVLRKHVQLKQFDIGDVESLIGRYSHIEHGIKLDGLAYLRQFYGERSLHKRLAMIKQARKGGAVTPEAYAQLQPFIQSGQLFVKAYCQVTEAIWCYETQKWKVFLEGDGEKWTGDRIWLATGCKLDVNQDSLLSDIKKQFPIQVLEGWPCISETLQWAPGCPVYLMGQYAALQVGPHAVNLAGGQAAALRIARDIIDEHSSEKQNTESTKVEKTRTEEYISDMHGLMWL; encoded by the exons atgtGCCTTAAATTCTTggatttctctgtctgtttgtctgtctgtctttctgagaTGTTGGATGTGTTAATAGTCGGAGCAGGACCTCATGCTCTCATTCTGGCTACCCTGCTCTTGAACCCTCAGCAACATGTCAACTCCTCCAGTGCAGAAATCCTCCAGGGGGTACAGCTGAGCAAGACAAATCCCAAGACTGGACGGATCAGGAGCAAGAAGAGATCTGTTG ATACCCTGTCTGAACTACACAAAGacccaaaatgtccatcatgtCCTCCTTTGAACTTCAAGGTGGTGGATTCTTATGGAGAATGGGCTTCCCTGTGGGAGAGCCAGTTCACTGCACTCAATATCCCTCATCTCCGCTCACACATGCTGGTGCACACTAACCCTCTCAATAAG AAAGCCTTACAAGAGTTTGTGCTGGCAGAGGATCGACTAGCTGAGCTTCACTCTCTCCCTGAGAAGGTCTACATTCAGGATAAGAATGCCTTCTTTAATGACGGACGCCTTGGCAAGCAAAACAGGAAGCTTCTCAGTGCTGCTCAAGGCCTGCAGAAAAACTTATATTTTAGCTTGCCCGGGACTCAGCTCAGTGTGGACTTCTTCAAGGAGCAG GTGTGCAGTTACAACCTGGACCGTGTCCTTATCAAAGGCACTGTGGACAGAATTACCCCATTTCtctctggaaaagaaaaaaaagttgaattCTTTCAAGTGACACTAGACACCGGGGATACCCTTGAGGCCAAAAGGGTGGTGCTGGCCACAGGACCCACAAGAGAACAGATGGCAAATATCCCTCCATGGGTGAGAGCAATCACAGAGAGTTACCCTGAAGAGATGTTGCAGCATACAGTGGAACTGATGCACCTCCTCTCTCAACATAAATCTAAAGGCAGTCAATTCATGG GCCCACCTGCTGTATGCCATAGGAACCAGAGAGTCATGGTGATTGGTGGAGGTCTGACCAGTGCTCACATCATCTCCATGGCTCTGCAACAAGGTGCAAGTCAAGTGACCTGGGTCTTGCGGAAACACGTACAA CTCAAGCAGTTTGATATTGGAGATGTGGAGAGTCTGATTGGCCGCTACTCACACATTGAGCATGGCATCAAGCTGGATGGCCTGGCATACCTGCGGCAGTTCTATGGAGAGAGGAGCCTACATAAGAGGCTAGCAATGATTAAACAGGCGCGTAAAGGAGGAGCCGTGACTCCAGAGGCTTATGCACAACTTCAGCCTTTCATTCAGTCAGGGCAGCTGTTTGTCAAGGCATACTGCCAG GTTACTGAAGCCATTTGGTGCTATGAAACTCAGAAGTGGAAGGTCTTCCTGGAGGGTGATGGGGAAAAATGGACTGGTGACAGGATCTGGCTTGCAACTGGCTGCAAGCTAGATGTTAATCAAGACTCTTTACTCTCAGACATCAAGAAGCAATTCCCAATTCAG GTGCTTGAAGGATGGCCGTGTATATCAGAGACTCTCCAGTGGGCTCCTGGATGTCCAGTTTACCTGATGGGACAGTATGCAGCACTTCAG GTTGGTCCCCATGCTGTGAACCTTGCAGGAGGTCAGGCAGCAGCTTTACGCATTGCCAGGGATATCATAGACGAGCACAGCAGTGaaaaacagaacacagagagcacCAAAGTGGAAAAGACACGAACCGAGGAGTACATTTCCGACATGCATGGCCTAATGTGGTTATGA